Proteins from a single region of Nocardioides anomalus:
- a CDS encoding methyltransferase domain-containing protein — MTTLESAPLTVDFGGLRIEYDERVLTPRPWTAAQSRWAADLIRLAPPGTVLELCSGAGQIGLLATTLAPRTLVCVDASPVACSYLRRNAAHARQRVDVREGLMDEVLQPDEEFAVIIADPPWVRREGVAEFPEDPVTAIDGGDDGLDLVRSCLDVVADHLVVAGSALLQVGPDQADDVRRLVATHHHLAVVEVRTFERGALVQIDRLEDLVA; from the coding sequence GTGACCACGCTCGAGAGCGCGCCGCTCACCGTCGACTTCGGCGGCCTGCGCATCGAGTACGACGAGCGCGTGCTCACCCCGCGCCCGTGGACCGCCGCGCAGTCGCGCTGGGCCGCCGACCTGATCCGGCTCGCCCCGCCCGGCACGGTGCTCGAGCTCTGCTCCGGGGCCGGTCAGATCGGGCTGCTGGCCACCACACTCGCGCCGCGCACGCTGGTCTGCGTCGACGCCTCCCCCGTCGCCTGCTCCTACCTGCGCCGCAACGCCGCCCACGCCCGCCAGCGCGTCGACGTGCGCGAGGGGCTCATGGACGAGGTGCTGCAGCCGGACGAGGAGTTCGCCGTCATCATCGCCGACCCGCCGTGGGTGCGCCGCGAGGGCGTCGCGGAGTTCCCCGAGGACCCGGTCACCGCCATCGACGGCGGGGACGACGGCCTCGACCTGGTGCGCAGCTGCCTCGACGTCGTGGCCGACCACCTGGTCGTGGCCGGCTCCGCGCTGCTGCAGGTCGGCCCGGACCAGGCCGACGACGTGCGCCGCCTGGTCGCGACCCACCACCACTTGGCGGTGGTCGAGGTCCGCACCTTCGAGCGCGGCGCCCTCGTGCAGATCGACCGGCTCGAGGACCTCGTCGCCTAG
- a CDS encoding HAD family hydrolase, whose product MTGTTVVLDVDGTLVDTNYHHVVCWARAFESVGVTVPLWRVHRAIGMGGDKLVPEVAGDDVEREHGEAIRERWEQEYDAVMSEVRLLPGAKELLAGLDERGVDVALASSAIPKHAEHGFDLLDAHDHADTATTAEDAEESKPDPQLVDIALERLGPDAACMIGDSVWDVEAARRAGVPAYGVLTGGTSRSELEEAGAVRVYRDAAELLEHLDDWLPS is encoded by the coding sequence GTGACAGGGACGACGGTCGTGCTCGATGTCGACGGGACGCTGGTCGACACCAACTACCACCACGTCGTGTGCTGGGCGCGCGCGTTCGAGAGCGTCGGCGTCACGGTGCCGCTGTGGCGCGTGCACCGCGCGATCGGGATGGGCGGCGACAAGCTGGTGCCCGAGGTCGCCGGCGACGACGTCGAGCGTGAGCACGGCGAGGCGATCCGCGAGCGGTGGGAGCAGGAGTACGACGCGGTCATGAGCGAGGTCCGGCTGCTGCCCGGGGCCAAGGAGCTGCTGGCCGGGCTCGACGAGCGCGGCGTCGACGTGGCGCTGGCCAGCTCGGCGATCCCGAAGCACGCCGAGCACGGCTTCGACCTGCTCGACGCCCACGACCATGCCGACACCGCGACCACCGCCGAGGACGCCGAGGAGTCCAAGCCCGATCCGCAGCTGGTCGACATCGCCCTCGAGCGGCTCGGCCCCGACGCGGCCTGCATGATCGGCGACTCGGTGTGGGACGTCGAGGCGGCCCGGCGCGCCGGCGTCCCGGCGTACGGCGTGCTGACCGGCGGGACCAGCCGCAGCGAGCTCGAGGAGGCCGGGGCGGTGCGGGTCTACCGCGACGCCGCCGAGCTGCTCGAGCACCTCGACGACTGGCTGCCGTCGTGA
- a CDS encoding TIGR03557 family F420-dependent LLM class oxidoreductase gives MRFGYFLSCEEYSPSEIVEQAVAAEQAGFEALWISDHFHPWNDEQGQSAFVWGMIGALSQATSLPITTAVTCPTVRIHPAVIAQAAATAAVQTGGRFTLGVGTGEALNEHVLGDVWPSADTRLEMLEEAVDLIRELWQGGVVTWDGKHYETDTARVYTRPEEPPAIYVSAFGPKALEVAARIGDGYIGTQDDPELVQGFKDQSGGKPAQGGVKVAWAQTRDEGVDHAYRLWANSGLPGELSQVLPTPQHFMQAAELVTRDAVSDSVVAGNDVDQHVEQLRSYVDAGYDEVYVANMGPNYVAMIEAYGRDVLPRLR, from the coding sequence ATGCGCTTCGGATACTTCCTGTCCTGCGAGGAGTACTCGCCGTCCGAGATCGTCGAGCAGGCGGTCGCCGCCGAGCAGGCCGGGTTCGAGGCGCTGTGGATCAGCGACCACTTCCACCCCTGGAACGACGAGCAGGGCCAGAGCGCCTTCGTCTGGGGCATGATCGGCGCGCTCTCCCAGGCGACGTCGCTGCCCATCACCACGGCGGTGACCTGCCCGACGGTGCGCATCCACCCGGCGGTCATCGCCCAGGCCGCGGCCACCGCGGCCGTGCAGACCGGCGGGCGGTTCACGCTCGGGGTCGGCACCGGTGAGGCGCTCAACGAGCACGTCCTCGGCGACGTGTGGCCCTCCGCCGACACCCGGCTCGAGATGCTCGAGGAGGCCGTCGACCTGATCCGCGAGCTGTGGCAGGGCGGGGTGGTGACGTGGGACGGCAAGCACTACGAGACCGACACCGCGCGCGTCTACACCCGGCCCGAGGAGCCGCCGGCGATCTACGTCTCGGCTTTCGGCCCGAAGGCGCTCGAGGTCGCGGCCCGCATCGGCGACGGCTACATCGGCACCCAGGACGACCCCGAGCTGGTCCAGGGCTTCAAGGACCAGTCCGGCGGCAAGCCCGCGCAGGGCGGCGTGAAGGTCGCGTGGGCCCAGACGCGTGACGAGGGCGTCGACCACGCCTACCGGCTCTGGGCCAACTCCGGACTGCCCGGCGAGCTCTCGCAGGTGCTGCCCACCCCGCAGCACTTCATGCAGGCCGCCGAGCTGGTCACCCGCGACGCGGTCTCCGACAGCGTCGTGGCGGGCAACGACGTCGACCAGCACGTCGAGCAGCTACGGAGCTACGTCGACGCCGGGTACGACGAGGTGTACGTCGCCAACATGGGGCCGAACTACGTGGCCATGATCGAGGCCTACGGCCGCGACGTGCTGCCCCGGCTGCGCTGA
- a CDS encoding iron-containing redox enzyme family protein, producing MTALPKPRGPLGDQVLAALRDLPEREVPRIDTEPESADDAALTLWVLQELSFGGFDEVDDGAEREPELLRVRKRLEDTLEASLRERWPGVPDGVDLASGFFDWLDEHDGPSLARFVQTQASEEQVLDLFRVRSIYHLKEADPTSFTVPRLPNVVKAPLVELQYDEYGVGDPARLHAHLWARGMEASGLRPESGAYVDEAPAEILEQNNALSMFGLQRRLRAASVGHLAAFEATSSMPSRRMAQGLERLGFPVEIVGYYTEHVEADAVHEQVALRDVCVALVREEPALEADVWFGAWACLDLEDRTAHRLLAQWGVAA from the coding sequence GTGACCGCCCTCCCCAAGCCCCGCGGACCCCTCGGCGACCAGGTGCTCGCCGCCCTGCGCGACCTCCCGGAGCGGGAGGTGCCGCGCATCGACACCGAGCCCGAGTCGGCCGACGACGCCGCCCTGACCCTGTGGGTGCTGCAGGAGCTGAGCTTCGGCGGTTTCGACGAGGTCGACGACGGCGCCGAGCGCGAGCCGGAGCTGCTGCGCGTGCGCAAGCGGCTCGAGGACACGCTGGAGGCCTCGCTGCGCGAGCGCTGGCCCGGCGTACCGGACGGGGTGGACCTGGCCAGCGGCTTCTTCGACTGGCTCGACGAGCACGACGGTCCGTCGCTGGCCCGCTTCGTGCAGACCCAGGCGAGCGAGGAGCAGGTGCTCGACCTGTTCCGGGTCCGCTCGATCTACCACCTCAAGGAGGCCGACCCCACGTCGTTCACGGTGCCGCGCCTGCCCAACGTGGTGAAGGCGCCGCTGGTCGAGTTGCAGTACGACGAGTACGGCGTCGGCGACCCGGCTCGCCTGCACGCGCACCTGTGGGCGCGCGGCATGGAGGCCAGCGGGCTGCGCCCCGAGTCCGGCGCGTACGTCGACGAGGCGCCCGCCGAGATCCTCGAGCAGAACAACGCCCTGTCGATGTTCGGGCTCCAGCGCCGCCTCCGCGCCGCGTCGGTCGGCCACCTCGCGGCCTTCGAGGCCACCAGCTCGATGCCGTCGCGCCGGATGGCCCAGGGCCTCGAGCGGCTCGGCTTCCCGGTCGAGATCGTCGGCTACTACACCGAGCACGTCGAGGCCGACGCCGTGCACGAGCAGGTCGCGCTGCGCGACGTGTGCGTCGCGCTGGTGCGCGAGGAGCCCGCCCTCGAGGCCGACGTGTGGTTCGGGGCCTGGGCGTGCCTGGACCTCGAGGACCGCACCGCCCACCGCCTGCTCGCGCAGTGGGGCGTGGCCGCATGA
- a CDS encoding phage holin family protein yields MSHPQEPLGDERSLGQVVSDLSTDLSTLMKQEVELAKVELKEEVGKVGKGAGMLGGAGVAGHFALLFLSLALMFLLDDWLPIEIGALITFGVWAVIAAVLALIGRRELQAANPQLPQTQQTIKEDVQWARAQKS; encoded by the coding sequence GTGAGCCACCCGCAGGAACCGCTCGGTGACGAGCGCAGCCTGGGCCAAGTCGTCAGTGACCTGTCGACCGACCTCTCCACGCTGATGAAGCAGGAGGTCGAGCTGGCCAAGGTCGAGCTCAAGGAGGAGGTCGGCAAGGTCGGCAAGGGCGCCGGCATGCTCGGCGGGGCCGGCGTGGCCGGCCACTTCGCGTTGCTGTTCCTCAGCCTCGCGCTCATGTTCCTCCTCGACGACTGGCTGCCGATCGAGATCGGCGCCCTCATCACCTTCGGCGTGTGGGCCGTCATCGCGGCGGTCCTCGCCCTCATCGGGCGCAGAGAGCTGCAGGCGGCCAACCCGCAGCTGCCCCAGACCCAGCAGACCATCAAGGAGGACGTGCAATGGGCCAGAGCACAGAAGAGCTGA
- a CDS encoding DUF3618 domain-containing protein produces MGQSTEELTTQIEQTRQRMAGDLDTLQDRVSPSAIVERRKQAARDRAGSVRDKVFGTAQSARDSVTSTASSATSSATGAPSALASSATDRVEGAPLAAGLVAFGAGLVIASLIPASRAEAEAAHQVSEAVKEHGQPLLDDVRSAAQDVAQNVKENATEAAQQVKESAQDSAQTVANEGQSSAQSVRDQAQG; encoded by the coding sequence ATGGGCCAGAGCACAGAAGAGCTGACCACCCAGATCGAGCAGACCCGGCAGCGCATGGCGGGCGACCTCGACACCCTGCAGGACCGCGTGAGCCCCTCGGCGATCGTGGAGCGGCGCAAGCAGGCCGCCCGCGACCGGGCCGGCTCGGTCCGGGACAAGGTGTTCGGGACGGCGCAGAGCGCCAGGGACTCGGTCACCTCGACCGCGTCGTCGGCGACCTCGAGCGCCACCGGGGCGCCCAGCGCCCTGGCCTCGTCCGCGACGGACCGCGTCGAGGGCGCACCGCTCGCCGCCGGGCTCGTCGCCTTCGGCGCCGGGCTGGTCATCGCCTCGCTGATCCCGGCCAGCCGGGCCGAGGCCGAGGCCGCCCACCAGGTGAGCGAGGCGGTCAAGGAGCACGGCCAGCCGCTGCTCGACGACGTGCGCTCGGCGGCCCAGGACGTCGCGCAGAACGTCAAGGAGAACGCCACCGAGGCGGCCCAGCAGGTCAAGGAGTCCGCGCAGGACTCCGCGCAGACCGTCGCGAACGAGGGCCAGTCCTCGGCGCAGTCGGTCCGCGACCAGGCCCAGGGCTGA
- a CDS encoding CDGSH iron-sulfur domain-containing protein, with protein MSGRRADIVLCPAGPMLLRGQHTITDDDGVEHTTTRPVSAVCRCGKSASKPWCDGTHKVLPKKLRP; from the coding sequence ATGAGCGGGCGTCGCGCCGACATCGTGCTCTGCCCCGCCGGGCCGATGCTGCTGCGCGGTCAGCACACGATCACCGACGACGACGGCGTCGAGCACACCACCACCCGGCCGGTCTCGGCCGTGTGCCGCTGCGGCAAGTCCGCCTCCAAGCCGTGGTGCGACGGCACCCACAAGGTGCTGCCCAAGAAGCTCCGGCCCTGA
- a CDS encoding SRPBCC family protein: MSSNTRIVSATPEQVWEVLSDGWLYPLWVVGASRMREVDDSWPEPGSRLHHSVGSWPLLLDDETEVLEAVPGARMKLRAHGWPAGAAEVTIHLVAHASGTEVTIEEVATHGPGALVPKPLQDPVLGWRNTETLRRLAYLVERRQQRV; this comes from the coding sequence GTGAGCTCCAACACCCGGATCGTGTCCGCCACGCCCGAACAGGTCTGGGAGGTGCTGAGCGACGGCTGGCTCTACCCGCTGTGGGTGGTCGGGGCCTCCCGGATGCGCGAGGTCGACGACTCCTGGCCGGAGCCCGGGTCCCGGCTGCACCACTCGGTGGGCAGCTGGCCGCTGCTCCTGGACGACGAGACCGAGGTCCTCGAGGCGGTCCCGGGCGCGCGGATGAAGCTGCGTGCCCACGGCTGGCCCGCGGGCGCCGCCGAGGTGACCATCCACCTCGTCGCCCACGCCTCCGGCACGGAGGTCACCATCGAGGAGGTCGCCACCCACGGTCCCGGCGCACTGGTGCCGAAGCCCCTGCAGGACCCGGTGCTGGGTTGGCGCAACACCGAGACGCTGCGCCGGCTCGCCTACCTGGTCGAGCGCCGGCAGCAACGGGTCTGA
- a CDS encoding phytoene desaturase family protein, producing the protein MTTYDAVVVGSGPNGLVAANLLVDRGWSVLVLEAQPTIGGAVASAEDVHPGFVHDTFSAFYPLAMASPTIQSLGLEEHGLRWRHAPAVLGHPFPDGSWAILHRDREITARLADAQHPGDGEAWLELCAEWDAVGEHLVHALLRPFPPVRPALSLLANLRKAGGLRFVRTLLTPAAEMGRHRFGGAGPTVLVAGNAGHADIPLDAPGSGLMGLLLAMLGQTVGFPVPEGGAGELAGALARRFASRGGELWCDAEVIGIDVEGGRAVGVRTPTERVRARRAVIADVAAPNLYGRLLAPGDVPERVARGMRQFEMDPGTVKVDWALSGPIPWLNEPAYAPGTVHVADSLTQMQDALNTVWTGRVPADPFMLTGQMTTSDPTRSPAGTESFWAYTHVPQEFRGDAGDGSIKGTWDASDRERMADRMQARMEALAPGFGERVLARRALGPRELEARNANLIGGAVNGGTAQLHQELVFRPVPGLGRAETGVPGLYLGSAAAHPGGGVHGAAGSNAARAAVLHERLRLGRLSTKSR; encoded by the coding sequence GTGACGACGTACGACGCGGTCGTGGTGGGCTCCGGCCCGAACGGCCTGGTCGCCGCGAACCTGCTGGTCGACCGCGGCTGGTCGGTCCTCGTCCTCGAGGCGCAGCCGACCATCGGCGGCGCGGTCGCGAGCGCCGAGGACGTCCACCCCGGGTTCGTGCACGACACCTTCAGCGCGTTCTACCCCCTGGCCATGGCCTCGCCGACCATCCAGTCGCTGGGGCTGGAGGAGCACGGGCTGCGCTGGCGCCACGCCCCGGCGGTGCTCGGCCACCCGTTCCCCGACGGCAGCTGGGCGATCCTGCACCGCGACCGCGAGATCACCGCCCGGCTGGCCGACGCCCAGCACCCCGGCGACGGCGAGGCCTGGCTGGAGCTGTGCGCGGAGTGGGACGCCGTCGGCGAGCACCTCGTGCACGCGCTGCTGCGGCCGTTCCCGCCGGTGCGCCCCGCGCTGTCGCTCCTGGCCAACCTGCGCAAGGCCGGCGGGCTGCGCTTCGTCCGCACGCTGCTCACCCCGGCCGCCGAGATGGGGCGGCACCGCTTCGGCGGCGCCGGTCCGACGGTCCTGGTGGCGGGCAACGCCGGCCACGCGGACATCCCCCTCGACGCCCCGGGCTCCGGCCTGATGGGGCTGCTGCTGGCGATGCTCGGCCAGACCGTCGGCTTCCCGGTGCCCGAGGGCGGCGCCGGCGAGCTGGCCGGCGCGCTGGCCCGCCGCTTCGCCTCCCGCGGCGGTGAGCTCTGGTGCGACGCCGAGGTCATCGGCATCGACGTCGAGGGCGGCCGCGCCGTCGGGGTGCGGACGCCGACCGAGCGGGTCCGCGCCCGGCGCGCGGTCATCGCCGACGTGGCCGCACCGAACCTCTACGGGCGGCTGCTCGCGCCCGGCGACGTGCCCGAGCGGGTGGCGCGCGGGATGCGCCAGTTCGAGATGGACCCCGGGACCGTGAAGGTGGACTGGGCCCTGAGCGGCCCGATCCCCTGGCTGAACGAGCCGGCGTACGCCCCGGGCACGGTGCACGTGGCCGACTCGCTGACCCAGATGCAGGACGCGCTCAACACCGTCTGGACGGGGCGCGTCCCGGCGGACCCGTTCATGCTCACCGGGCAGATGACGACCAGCGACCCGACCCGCTCCCCCGCGGGCACCGAGTCGTTCTGGGCCTACACGCACGTGCCGCAGGAGTTCCGGGGCGACGCCGGCGACGGCTCGATCAAGGGCACCTGGGACGCGAGCGACCGGGAGCGGATGGCCGACCGGATGCAGGCGCGGATGGAGGCGCTGGCGCCGGGGTTCGGCGAGCGCGTCCTGGCCCGCCGCGCCCTCGGGCCGCGGGAGCTCGAGGCCCGCAACGCCAACCTCATCGGTGGCGCGGTCAACGGCGGCACGGCCCAGCTGCACCAGGAGCTGGTCTTCCGCCCCGTGCCGGGGCTCGGCCGGGCCGAGACCGGCGTGCCGGGGCTCTACCTCGGCTCGGCGGCCGCCCACCCGGGCGGCGGCGTGCACGGCGCGGCCGGCAGCAACGCCGCCCGCGCGGCCGTGCTGCACGAACGGCTGCGGCTGGGGCGGCTCTCGACGAAGAGCCGCTAG
- a CDS encoding sigma-70 family RNA polymerase sigma factor, whose amino-acid sequence MSTTQAITHVTTHATNRATSQATSRAERSRLTHELLTQAHATTTDPVRRTELLDEVVVLNRGVAEAVANRYRGRGVAVEDLHQAAYEGLVKAVRKFDPTVRPDLLTYAVPTIRGEVQRWFRDQSWMVRPPRRLQEMQWRVSRGTETLQQQLGREPSEDELCAHLECTRAELDETTQSFGCFAPPSLDRPIGGLDGPTLGDALPHEADEHSAAEARATLGPVVRTLPERDRRIIYMRFFQDRSQQDIGTELGVTQMQVSRLLERILRDLRTQIA is encoded by the coding sequence GTGAGCACCACACAAGCCATCACCCACGTCACCACGCACGCCACCAACCGCGCCACGAGTCAGGCCACCTCGCGCGCCGAGCGCAGCCGGCTCACCCACGAGCTGCTGACGCAGGCGCACGCCACCACCACCGACCCGGTCCGGCGCACCGAGCTCCTCGACGAGGTCGTGGTGCTCAACCGCGGCGTGGCCGAGGCGGTCGCCAACCGCTACCGCGGCCGTGGCGTCGCGGTCGAGGACCTGCACCAGGCCGCCTACGAGGGCCTGGTCAAGGCCGTGCGGAAGTTCGACCCCACCGTCCGCCCCGACCTCCTGACCTACGCCGTGCCCACCATCCGCGGTGAGGTCCAGCGCTGGTTCCGCGACCAGTCCTGGATGGTCCGGCCCCCGCGCCGGCTCCAGGAGATGCAGTGGCGGGTCAGCCGCGGCACCGAGACGCTCCAGCAGCAGCTGGGCCGCGAGCCCAGCGAGGACGAGCTCTGCGCGCACCTCGAGTGCACTCGCGCGGAGCTCGACGAGACGACCCAGTCCTTCGGCTGCTTCGCGCCGCCGTCCCTGGACCGGCCGATCGGCGGACTCGACGGTCCGACTCTCGGCGACGCCCTGCCCCACGAGGCGGACGAGCACAGCGCGGCCGAGGCCCGGGCCACGCTCGGCCCGGTCGTGCGCACGCTGCCCGAGCGGGACCGGCGCATCATCTACATGCGCTTCTTCCAGGACCGCAGCCAGCAGGACATCGGCACCGAGCTCGGCGTCACCCAGATGCAGGTCTCGCGCCTGCTCGAGCGGATCCTGCGCGACCTGCGCACCCAGATCGCCTGA
- a CDS encoding LuxR C-terminal-related transcriptional regulator has protein sequence MQQGRPVRVAIVNDYELVVVGVAALLEPFRDRVRVIEVDSNLPVVREVDVILYDTFGQVQGKGVDVDSLVDGGRAKVVIYSWNLHAELVQESLEAGASGYLSKGMDAEELVRALEAVHEGRRVVPKGGGTVNPRPESSYPGKEQGLTVRESEIIALITQGLSNQEIADRSYLSINSVKTYIRTAYRKMGVERRSQAVLWGIQHGFQPDVVRHVQPSQPQDG, from the coding sequence ATGCAGCAAGGACGACCGGTGCGTGTCGCGATCGTCAACGACTACGAGCTGGTGGTCGTGGGCGTCGCCGCCCTGCTCGAACCGTTCCGCGACCGGGTGCGGGTCATCGAGGTGGACAGCAACCTGCCCGTGGTGCGCGAGGTCGACGTGATCCTCTACGACACCTTCGGCCAGGTGCAGGGCAAGGGCGTGGACGTCGACTCGCTGGTCGACGGTGGCCGGGCCAAGGTCGTCATCTACAGCTGGAACCTGCACGCCGAGCTGGTCCAGGAGTCGCTGGAGGCCGGGGCCTCGGGCTACCTGTCCAAGGGCATGGACGCCGAGGAGCTGGTCCGCGCCCTGGAGGCGGTGCACGAGGGGCGTCGGGTGGTGCCCAAGGGTGGCGGGACGGTGAACCCGCGTCCGGAGAGCAGCTACCCGGGCAAGGAGCAGGGGCTGACCGTGCGCGAGTCCGAGATCATCGCCCTCATCACCCAGGGCCTGTCCAACCAGGAGATCGCCGACCGCAGCTACCTCAGCATCAACTCGGTCAAGACCTACATCCGCACGGCGTACCGCAAGATGGGCGTCGAGCGCCGCTCCCAGGCCGTGCTCTGGGGCATCCAGCACGGCTTCCAGCCCGACGTGGTCCGCCACGTCCAGCCGTCCCAGCCCCAGGACGGGTAG
- a CDS encoding SRPBCC family protein — translation MASVERTITVSTPLSRVWPYLADFTTTEEWDPPTVSTTRTSGDGGVGTTYHNVSSFLGKETEADYTVVRREEESVLELEGEAGSVGLHDTITLTGTPEGGTEVTYHAEFHPSGAAKLAEPLLPPALKVLGDKVAASMAERLEQL, via the coding sequence GTGGCCAGCGTCGAGCGCACCATCACCGTGTCGACCCCGCTGAGCAGGGTCTGGCCCTACCTGGCCGACTTCACCACCACCGAGGAGTGGGACCCGCCCACGGTCTCCACCACCCGCACGTCGGGCGACGGCGGCGTGGGCACGACGTACCACAACGTCTCGTCCTTCCTGGGCAAGGAGACCGAGGCCGACTACACCGTGGTGCGCCGCGAGGAGGAGTCGGTGCTCGAGCTGGAGGGCGAGGCCGGCTCGGTGGGGCTGCACGACACGATCACCCTCACCGGCACGCCCGAGGGCGGCACCGAGGTCACCTACCACGCCGAGTTCCACCCCTCCGGCGCCGCCAAGCTGGCCGAGCCGCTGCTGCCGCCGGCCCTGAAGGTCCTCGGCGACAAGGTCGCGGCCTCGATGGCCGAGAGGCTCGAGCAGCTGTGA
- a CDS encoding adenosine deaminase, with protein MPDHASPLDAFIQGLPKAELHVHHVGSASARIVGELAARHPGTVPTDPEQLASFFEFRDFAHFIEVYLAVVALVRTPEDIHYLTYEIAREMATEQGLRYAELTCTPYTSVRPDDPTIGMSIEGYTEALEAARAEAERDFGLVLRWVYDIPGEFGLPAADATLGYALDHRSDGLVAFGLGGPEIGVPRPQFQPHFDRARAAGLHSVPHAGETTGPQTVWDALRLLGAERIGHGTSAAQDPELLRHLAETGVPLEVCPSSNVATRAVASLAEHPLPLFRDAGVTVTIGSDDPPMFGTNLVHEYAVAADLLGLDEAGLAELARTGVRVSFAPEEIKTRLLGEIDAYVAG; from the coding sequence GTGCCGGACCACGCCTCTCCGCTCGACGCGTTCATCCAGGGCCTGCCCAAGGCCGAGCTCCACGTGCACCACGTCGGCTCGGCCTCGGCGCGCATCGTCGGCGAGCTGGCGGCCCGCCACCCCGGCACCGTCCCGACCGACCCCGAGCAGCTCGCGTCGTTCTTCGAGTTCCGCGACTTCGCGCACTTCATCGAGGTCTACCTCGCGGTCGTCGCGCTGGTGCGCACCCCCGAGGACATCCACTACCTGACCTACGAGATCGCGCGCGAGATGGCGACCGAGCAGGGCCTGCGCTACGCCGAGCTCACCTGCACGCCGTACACCTCGGTCCGGCCGGACGACCCCACGATCGGGATGTCGATCGAGGGCTACACCGAGGCGCTGGAGGCGGCGCGGGCCGAGGCCGAGCGCGACTTCGGCCTGGTGCTGCGCTGGGTCTACGACATCCCCGGCGAGTTCGGGCTGCCCGCGGCGGACGCGACCCTCGGCTACGCGCTCGACCACCGTTCGGACGGCCTGGTGGCCTTCGGGCTGGGCGGGCCGGAGATCGGCGTGCCCCGTCCGCAGTTCCAGCCGCACTTCGACCGGGCCCGCGCCGCCGGGCTGCACAGCGTGCCGCACGCCGGCGAGACGACCGGGCCGCAGACCGTGTGGGACGCCCTGCGGCTGCTGGGCGCGGAGCGGATCGGGCACGGCACGTCGGCCGCGCAGGACCCGGAGCTGCTGCGCCACCTGGCCGAGACCGGCGTACCGCTCGAGGTCTGCCCGTCGTCCAACGTCGCCACCCGCGCGGTCGCCTCGCTGGCCGAGCACCCGTTGCCGCTCTTCCGCGACGCCGGGGTCACGGTCACCATCGGCTCGGACGACCCGCCGATGTTCGGCACCAATCTGGTCCACGAGTACGCCGTCGCGGCCGACCTGCTGGGCCTGGACGAGGCCGGGCTGGCCGAGCTGGCGCGCACCGGCGTGCGGGTGTCGTTCGCCCCGGAGGAGATCAAGACGCGGCTGCTGGGCGAGATCGACGCCTACGTGGCGGGCTGA